The DNA window GACAGTTATTCTTCTGGTGCTAGAAAAGACTGTTTCTTTAGTTAAGACTAAGTAGAATAGCTGAGTTGCTTTTAGATACCACAGGATACCTCAAAAATTGTATTTAGAAGGTAAGATGCCTACACTCACTGAGAGGCACACAGGAACTAAGACTCACAGAACAGCATATCCCTACTCTGCTTATTCTTCTAGGGTAGTGGTTTTCACCCCTCAGAGGCATCTGAATCACTTGAGTGGAAATGGCAGGCAGACTCACTTGTGCTGTTTAAAtggccatttctttctttttttggccaGATTAGCATAGTTGAATTTGAATAGGCAAAATGTACAGATGGTAAGCTCTCCTGAACATTCATCCTTTCAGATAAGGAATATTGCCAACCTCTTGTTCTGCAGTGCCTATAAATCTTGTTTGTCTTTTAGCATCCAGACCTCACCACAGGCCAGAAGCGCTACCTGTGCAGCATTGCTAAGATCTATAATGCGAACTATCTGCGGACGTTAATGAGGAGGCAGTACATGCATGTGATCCAGCACAGCTCCCAAAAGCCAGGCAGGTGCACCTCATTAGTTTCTCACTAGTTCTCACAAGAAACCAGAGAGTCTTCTAACAGAGGTGATCTGTATGACAGGTTTCCTCACTCATCACAAGAGCCGCCTCAGTTCTCGTTCCTCCCAGAAGCAGCATTACCCCTGCACCACATGGCGACACCAGCTGGAGAGAGTGGACTCGGGGCCTCCTAACATGGCAGTTGCACCCGCGCCTGAAATGATCCTACAGCATTCCCTTTGGCGACCAGCGAGAAACAAAGAAGGGTCTGTTTCTTATggtttaaaaggaggaaaatatagCCCAATTTTATTTGAACGGTTGCTAACTGAGATTAAAGCTTGTTTCCTAATAAGTTCATTTGGCTAAATTCAGAATAGGTTAGACAGAAAGCACAAAAGGATCTTACAGTCTCTTTACTGATCTGACTGGGATATGCCACTCCTTTTAGAACATATTTTGTGGAACTGTAAAAATTTCTTGATCAGCTAGAGATCTGCAAGACTGCCCTTTTCAGTAATTCCTactcaaattcaaaataatacaaacatTTCCAAAAGGAGCATATGGTTGCTTCTGCACAGATTACtataaacaagaaaaggaaataagaaaaaaaaaaaaaagagaagcagcagCCTGATTATTCAACCTGCACTACAATAGTTAGCTTTGCGTTTCAGGGTTAGTAAGTCAAAGGAGACTGCAAGAATCTTTTTGGTGAAACTGGCAgcttaataaaaagaatttgtatGGTCTTCCACATGCATTAGACAGCTGTTGATTTTGCTGGTTCCAATTAAGATGCTTCTCTTTCTTATAGTTTAAAAACTGGATATGCATCTAAAACAAGATGTAAGTCATTGAAGATTTTTAGAAAACCAGGAAAACTGTTCATGCAATCAggtaaatgtgaaattttaaaaatatgcattttgaaAGCTCttatgcttaaaaaaatattaaacccaataatttcatttctattaCAGAAGACATTAAAAATGTAGAATGTGATTTGCTTTTAATTCTCCAAATGAGTATGAAATACAGTTTCTGCTTTCACTTAAAAGAACATACTGCTCAGGGGAGTAAGATTCAAGGTACTTCTAAACAAAGGTATTTATAATAGCAAGGTCAGAGACTTAACAGAATGAATTTGTTAGAACCCAGAGCCACTAACATGACTTTTTCAAGCCATAGCACTTTTATGAGATAGTGCCATTTTTGGACGGACAACATATTTTGTATGGCATCATAGTTTATGAAGGGCTGTATCACCTCtataattttgtttaatattcaaCAAACCAGTGGAAGCAAGCCAACCCAGTGGTATCAAAATTTTGCGAAGCAACTCCAAGAAATCCAGAGTTGGTAGATATCAGCATAAAGGATCGTACAAATGCAGAATACTACAAAATGAAAAGGgcaaaaggggaagaaagaatgcTCAGAGGTATTCTTCAGAATTGATAAAGTGGAAAGGATTAAGTGGAAGTTAAACAATTTTGTAGCTGTTCCTACAATGAGTAGGGAAGTAGATAGAAGTAGGGAAGTTAGGCCTTCTGAACTCCTATCCCATTGCTGTGTGACAGTCCAAGAAATGAGGGAAATGGCAGGGGAGAAAGTGAGTCTGTGTCCAAAGATAATAGCTGGAGGAACCCCAGGTAGGGGGAAAGTCCCTGTGGtccctgagagaagagagaggagtaGGAACTTAATGCTTAAAGAGAGGAGAATGCTGAAGCTATGACCTTCCCGTACCCAAAAGATTTTGACGAGCAAAGACAAAATAGGACTTAGTAACAGAAAATTTGCTATACAATAACTTGGCTTGAATACAGTACTTACTgtgtatcttattttaaaaagtaagagatttgggggaagggggaagtggTTAAGTTTTGAAAATTGCAGGCGATTTTTGTGAAAGCCTTATTACTAAGGTAGGTCATTTTGAAGTTGGTTTTTATATACAAATCTCAATTTTCAGGATGAAATACACCTTTATTTCCAAAACAGACATTataaactcttatttttctttcagtttctacaAATGATTCTGAATCAtacatgaatgaagaaaaaaaggaagaagatttacTAAATAAGTGTATGCAATCGATGTCAATTGAAGAACAAGGAGAACATCTGATGTGAACTTGACAGCCTTGTCTTGTGAATTGATGAGGTGCCAAAAGGGGGGAAGTGGTTGTGAATTGTGTCCTCTTTCTACATTTAGGATAGTATTGTTATTCACCAAGAAGTCATTAAGTAATTTTAGTTTGTTCAGAAATGTTTACAACAGTGTAATTAAttggtttgatgtagttccacgtACTGATATTCGTGTAATAAGAGTTATGTGTAATGTATGCTTGTATTTCTAGCtagatacaattaaaaattttctcgtcgcttaaaattgtttttctttaaatctgtcAAACTATGTAATTCCTTTTCACCTTACAGTAAGTCCTAAGACAAAAACATGAGAATCCCCTACAAGTATTTTCTTGATTGGGCTAAGGAAAGCTCTGAAATAGACTGATACAGAATAGCATTTGATAGAGACTTGCAGaaaaagtgtttaataaatatttactgcttgaatacaacttaaaaatggaagaatCAATTTGCCCTATTTTATGAAAATTGCCAAACGCTTGGACTCTCAAACTAGAGTAAGTTGGGAGTAACTGTACTGAGAAGATTATGTATTCATTCTACTGTGCTTCCTttctaaaaacacacacacacacaaattaaaacttgaaatacAGGAATAGGGCAATTTAAAGCAACAGTTTGAGGAATTATTGCTAATGtcaatatagtatatatatttttaaagattttacttgacacagagacagtgagagagagagagagacagagaacaagcaggggggagcgacaggcaggggagaagcagactctccgttgagcaaggagcccgatgcagggctcggtcgaggatctgagccgaaggcagacgcttaacgactgagctactcaggcgctCCAATATAGTATATTCTTTAGAAGATCAAATCTGAGCCCAACATTATGACCCAGAACATTGTAAGAAATGAGCCGTGAAAGGTCAACCCATCTACCTCATCACTTTGATGCTTGGGTGCAGTTTCATATGGTctgtaatttttatgatttttaaaaattaaaacagtttaTCAAGAAAGTATAAATGAAAAGTAACTGTTTATTACTGGAGAGAAAAGTGTATACAAGAAAGTCTAGATTCTTTTTCCTCATGCACTACTTTTGTAATAAAGTTCCAGATATCAACTTTGAAGATATTTACAAGGGTACATTTTTCTTAGCATGGGACCATTTACTGTATGATGGACATTTCCTCAGAGAAATCATATATGGAAACGGAACATATTCTTATAGTTTACAAGAAGCTTAGAACATTGTATTAACAGAAGATGATATATTTTactgcaaaatattaaaaaagtgaTACAATTTTGTAGCTCATAAACGTTTAATTACTTGATTTGAAcggtaatgaaaaaaaaacccagcaagacAGGCCTggcttttaagactttttatattCAATTCGTTCTACTTTCACATCATCTCCAATTAGCTGATACACGTAAGTGACAACTGTAGAAGCCTGGATGTCCATTAACACAAATGAAGGAAtaatatttctggaagaaaatataaataatgtcagTGTTTTGTACTAAAAAGCACCAGCACTAAAAATTTCAATTTACAACAGTTTGGATTCAAGAATTCTAGTTGTTACATATTGAAAATAATCACCAAAAGAAGATTGCCCAAAAGGCTATAATTATTGAAATGGTTGCATTTCTCCTTTATGAAATGTCACACATGcaattattaactttaaaaaattcccaaatcCTCAAATTACTACTTACGTTTCCAAGGCATTATATGCTCCAGTGGCAGAACCTGGGTTAATGTAGAATTTATTTTCATGCTCAAATGCttcaaatttgtgtgtgtgtcccgAGATAAGAATGTCCACATCAAACTGCCTCTGCAACAGGGCTAAGCTGGCCATATCTCCCCATGGAATAACTTGATGCCCATGGATCAAACCAATTTTGAACTGCCCAACAGTCACAACTTTCTGTTCTGGATAATTCAGATTCTAAAATAAGAgacataagtatatatatatatatttagagatatTCATGTTTAAAAAACCTGGTTAAATACTCAATCCCATGTGGATATTTTGATACAGTGCTCCCCAACcaacacatttattaaatatttgatttctcCTCAGTCTCTAAGACTACAACTATGCTCAAAACATAACTTATTCCAGGTAAACTGGAATTTATCAAGGAATCCCTGCCTcgtgtttatctttttctttttttaacagaataTGGGTTCTTTGGGGAATGCTGTAGAGAATAATTATTCCCCCATATTTGTGAGTTTCCTCTACCTAAGAATCCTAGGCATATGACCTATAAGCTAAGTGTGTTCAAATTATAGCCCAGACTTTATTATATAGATGGCttcaaataataatgatagttaaCACCCATATAGCACTTAGTATGAAGCAGGCACTAAGGGCTTTATAAATATCAACCTATTTAATACTGACAGTCCTAAGAGGTAGCTTCtgttatgatccccattttatggatgaggaaactgaggcaaagagaggttaaaataacttgcccaaggtcacacgttAGTAAGTGGTTGAGCCAAATCAGaagcaaaaaattttaattcttgctACTGAAACTCTCTTTAGCATAACACAAACAGAACCGCAAATATGTTTTTAACCAACCAAACCTATATTCTATTTATTGACAAGAaatctgccccttcccttctcaTCTCCCTGTCTTTTGCCCCCAGGTGAAAGATTTAtctgaactctttttttaaaatccactataaagagggcgcctgggtggctcagtcgttaagcgtctgctttcggctcaggtcatgatcccacggtcctgggatcgaggcccatgtcaggctccctgctccgtgggaagcctgcttctccctctcccactccccctgcttgtgttccttctctcactgtgtctctctctgtcaaataaataaataaataaataatcttaaaaaaaaaaaaaatccactaaagaaaaagacattatgCTTATTCAGTTTGGTATAAAGGAACCCCAGTAAACAGCACCAATGAAGTTAACTGATTTATGAAAAAGCTTaccagaaatacaaaggaaattcTTCACACATCAGATTTATCATGCTAAATCATATAATGTTAGTATGGGTTGGGATCTTAAAAATCATCTATTCCAATCATATTTACATAAGAGGAAACTAAGGTCAGAAAGGATATAATTTGCCTAAAATCTCATTATGAACTAATAGACAAAGCTGCAATCCCAGAacttctaactttgttctttaaagtcaggtttattgaggtataattcacatacagtAAAATTACTCTTTTTAGTGTACAATTTAAGGGgatttgacaaatgcatagttATGTAAGCTCTGCCACAATCAAGACGCAGAACAGTTTTATCACCTCCCAAACTTCCTCATGCCCCTTTGTAGTTAACCCTCAAGTTAGAGAGGCACAGTAGGGTTTTCAGCATAGTGGTGATGTGATCTTACTTCACCTAAAAAGGATCACACTGGTTGCTACTTGGAGAACAAActatggagggaggaagggtagaATGAGAAAGCTGGAATACAGGAAAGTGATTTGGTGGCTTGGAACAGGATCAGGATAGCAGCGGTGGTGGTGAGAAgtctgtaataaaaatataaactaaatgaTAGTACTATAAAAAAGTGACAAAATCACTTTTATtccatatctatttattttttaaagattttatttattttttaaagatttatttatttatttgacagagacacagcgagagagggaacacaacagggggagtgggagagggagaacaggcttcccacggagcagggagtccgaagcagggctcgatcccagagccctgggatcatgacctgagctgaaggcagatgcttaatgactgagccacccaggtgcaccaatcAATTTAGTTTAGAACAAGTATTTAATATACTTACCGAGTAGTCTAACATCAGTGATTTTCAAAGAGTAAGGGACAAGTAGGTGTAGTAAATTTGTATTTGGGAAgttagcaacaacaacaaaaaaccctcaacaacTGCAAAACTCAGGTGTAAAGGATAACGCTTATATATGTAagaatcaagaaaagaaatatttgtgaatgtAAAGAGAAATACATCACCTCATCGAAGTCTCCTCTCACAATATGAACATCACCGGCCAGAGTCTTGAGATAGTCATAACTCTCTTTGGTGCAAAGGTTTCCAGTACAGAGAATGTGCTGAATCTTTCCTGGCACCAGCAGTTTTTTGAATTTAGCCGGCAAACTGTTGCACCGGTGTGGGATGTGCAGGTCTCCTAATACCAACACCAACTTTAAAGTGTCAAGGAGAGACAAGGTGTAATGTCAAACATGACGTCAAAACAAGATGTTCTCCTCTCTTAACTCTCCTTTAAACTAAGCAGAGATTTCAGAACCCAAAGAAGCGGAAGTTATCCATACAGTTCTTACCATGACCATTTAAACAAAGACACACATGGTAACATACTCTGTTCTaatcatctttatattttattttggtcatAAACAGTGTGTATACACAATACAGTCATCATTCTATTTACCAAGAATAAAACCAGGCTTTCTCAAGCAATTCATCTAGAGACCTATAAatgactgaatttaaaaaattgcaaaatgaaaaatatactgtgGGGTCCTATGAAATTTGGCATTTTTGAGTGACAGGGTAATTCATATTTCTGCAGCTATAATGTAAAACATAGTGTACTGATTCCGATGTTCCAGGAACATTAAAGAGAATTGTTAAAAATGTAGCGATAGAGAAAAAACTTAATTCTGTAATTTATGTTTACTAGACTGAAACTATTTGGAGGAAAAGTAGCCaaaatttacaatattttttatacTAAAAACTATTAGCTATATAgtacaaaggaataaaaacagcCTATGTTTCAAAGAGTTTCAATAGGACAAACCCGTGCTTTTGAATTCTGGTCGCTGTTCTCTCCTCCTTATGAGAAATCCTCACTGTCATACGTTTACTATCTAGATTAAATGGCCTATGTatcctcagtttggttcccaaaCTTAAAATAACATCTTCACAGTCTTTCATGTGCattagagcatttaaaaaaaaaaaagagagagagagagagaaagagaaagatcagcTAAATAAGTGATGAATTTAGGAGGAGGTGGTTTAGAGTTGTAATACAGTCtcagatgacaaaaataaattttgcacTTAAGTATAATAAAAAACCTCAATCCtgtaaaacttttaattttacaatttaaaatattgacataTAAACATTACTTAATTCAGTCATTTAATGGAATATTGTCAAAAGGTCATTTTAACTATTTATCGTCCAAAGGACAACAATCAATTTCTTCATGTTGATTAGTATAAACACCTTCATTCTGTAACAGGATGTTTTCCCACACAGACATCCCATCCATAAATGTACATGCCCTTTAACTGCTTTTAAAGACGGCATGACGATTCCTTAATATCATCCAAGAAAACATTAAGTATCTaaagtagaataaaaacaaaagttttgcCACCATAGACTTTTAAACTTAATCAAAACAAAATGTGTGAAactaaaattattaaacaaaCTTGATTCATCTCGCAACAAATATCAACATGATTACAAAGGACACAGAGTAATTGAAGTAACACAAGGTTACAAAACtagcatactttaaaaataaattgttaaaaagtttcttctttttaaagagtagTTTCAGCTGGTATTTGTTCAATGACTTGTTTCAATCCAGATCTTAGTGGATAAAACATCTTAGTGTAAAACTAAAAACCACTATGAAGTTTCCACCCTCATTGGTAATCAATGCAAAAGTACCTGGAGAGAGAACAATCTTCATTTTTAGAGGGGGATCCCTTCAGACAGGGACTGAAGTACATAGTTAATGTAGGCAGCTGGCATatgaggaaaaggcaaaaaatagatttctatattaaaaaaaaaaagaacctcaaacTCATAAAGGGTCTATGTCTATTGCAGGATGATAGTCTTTGGGACTGATAAATGAACGAGCTGTTCAATCTGAATGTGCTAAAAAGAGTATTAgtatgacatgatactttataatGATCGATGACCTAAATTCTATCATGTATTATGGATTATGCCAAAGTGTATCCAGATTATTAGCAGTTTAAAGATATAACTATatgaatgagcaaacaaaaattatttcaaactagTAAAGATTCTTACTAAGACTCCTGTTTCATGTAGGTGACTAAGTTATTGGGGAAACAGTGTCACATAACAAATGTCATACTTTGAGGAATGTCCTTGCCCAAATTCCACACTTTGGACAGTTCAAGTTAGACAAAGTTTATAGTCTTTTGAGACAGCAAAAGATCCTGGAAATGGCAGTCTTGTTAAATTCAAATAAAGAACCAACCCAATCAAAGCATAGGAATTTGGCtacttcctgttggatagactgTAAAAGGGTGAAAATCCCAGTAATCAGCCACCCGACCACCGTTGTTAGTACGAGCTAGGAGAAGAAACTTACTCTGTGCCCAGCCTTAGTGGAATGAAGAAGTTGATTGCAGACAGGGGAATGAAAAAAAAGGGTGAAACATGACCAATGTTAAAAGAAAGCAacgaaaagaaaccaaaaacagagCAACAAAAAACTCGTATCAAATGAATATGCAAACAATTGTTAATGATTTGAGtgttatgaaagaaaatgttaaaaactggCTTTGCTCAAAACAATACCAAAAGAACCATttgctgtatttttaaacatGACACAAacacactgttaaaaaaaaaatctgccttgtcaattttttctaCTTCTAATCTTATTCTCTATATTGACTCCCTTCCCTTTCGTTTCCTGCTGTTTAGAATTTTATAGGACAATTTGGAAAATTCATCAGGAACAATGT is part of the Zalophus californianus isolate mZalCal1 chromosome 14, mZalCal1.pri.v2, whole genome shotgun sequence genome and encodes:
- the FAM216A gene encoding protein FAM216A isoform X5, with the translated sequence MTDASFLKHPDLTTGQKRYLCSIAKIYNANYLRTLMRRQYMHVIQHSSQKPGFLTHHKSRLSSRSSQKQHYPCTTWRHQLERVDSGPPNMAVAPAPEMILQHSLWRPARNKEGLKTGYASKTRCKSLKIFRKPGKLFMQSEDIKNVECDLLLILQMSMKYSFCFHLKEHTAQGSKIQVSTNDSESYMNEEKKEEDLLNKCMQSMSIEEQGEHLM
- the FAM216A gene encoding protein FAM216A isoform X3, which produces MPGQGPVSDWTECSSSAEPPAVAGTGGGGGGSAGHSYQNSKGIDRIKDGHKVNTHIAKLQELWKTPQIQAIHIPKSMTDASFLKHPDLTTGQKRYLCSIAKIYNANYLRTLMRRQYMHVIQHSSQKPGFLTHHKSRLSSRSSQKQHYPCTTWRHQLERVDSGPPNMAVAPAPEMILQHSLWRPARNKEGLKTGYASKTRCKSLKIFRKPGKLFMQSEDIKNVECDLLLILQMSMKYSFCFHLKEHTAQGSKIQGTSKQSFYK
- the VPS29 gene encoding vacuolar protein sorting-associated protein 29 isoform X1; this encodes MAGHRLVLVLGDLHIPHRCNSLPAKFKKLLVPGKIQHILCTGNLCTKESYDYLKTLAGDVHIVRGDFDENLNYPEQKVVTVGQFKIGLIHGHQVIPWGDMASLALLQRQFDVDILISGHTHKFEAFEHENKFYINPGSATGAYNALETNIIPSFVLMDIQASTVVTYVYQLIGDDVKVERIEYKKS
- the FAM216A gene encoding protein FAM216A isoform X4, coding for MPGQGPVSDWTECSSSAEPPAVAGTGGGGGGSAGHSYQNSKGIDRIKDGHKVNTHIAKLQELWKTPQIQAIHIPKSMTDASFLKHPDLTTGQKRYLCSIAKIYNANYLRTLMRRQYMHVIQHSSQKPGFLTHHKSRLSSRSSQKQHYPCTTWRHQLERVDSGPPNMAVAPAPEMILQHSLWRPARNKEGLKTGYASKTRCKSLKIFRKPGKLFMQSVSTNDSESYMNEEKKEEDLLNKCMQSMSIEEQGEHLM
- the VPS29 gene encoding vacuolar protein sorting-associated protein 29 isoform X2, which gives rise to MLVLVLGDLHIPHRCNSLPAKFKKLLVPGKIQHILCTGNLCTKESYDYLKTLAGDVHIVRGDFDENLNYPEQKVVTVGQFKIGLIHGHQVIPWGDMASLALLQRQFDVDILISGHTHKFEAFEHENKFYINPGSATGAYNALETNIIPSFVLMDIQASTVVTYVYQLIGDDVKVERIEYKKS
- the FAM216A gene encoding protein FAM216A isoform X1, with the protein product MPGQGPVSDWTECSSSAEPPAVAGTGGGGGGSAGHSYQNSKGIDRIKDGHKVNTHIAKLQELWKTPQIQAIHIPKSMTDASFLKHPDLTTGQKRYLCSIAKIYNANYLRTLMRRQYMHVIQHSSQKPGFLTHHKSRLSSRSSQKQHYPCTTWRHQLERVDSGPPNMAVAPAPEMILQHSLWRPARNKEGLKTGYASKTRCKSLKIFRKPGKLFMQSEDIKNVECDLLLILQMSMKYSFCFHLKEHTAQGSKIQVSTNDSESYMNEEKKEEDLLNKCMQSMSIEEQGEHLM
- the FAM216A gene encoding protein FAM216A isoform X2 encodes the protein MPGQGPVSDWTECSSSAEPPAVAGTGGGGGGSAGHSYQNSKDRIKDGHKVNTHIAKLQELWKTPQIQAIHIPKSMTDASFLKHPDLTTGQKRYLCSIAKIYNANYLRTLMRRQYMHVIQHSSQKPGFLTHHKSRLSSRSSQKQHYPCTTWRHQLERVDSGPPNMAVAPAPEMILQHSLWRPARNKEGLKTGYASKTRCKSLKIFRKPGKLFMQSEDIKNVECDLLLILQMSMKYSFCFHLKEHTAQGSKIQVSTNDSESYMNEEKKEEDLLNKCMQSMSIEEQGEHLM